In Spirochaetota bacterium, the DNA window AATAATAATATAAAATTAATTATAAATTAACTTTTTCTTTACTTAATATTAAAATATTACATATTGAAAATTAAAAGATAAACTGAAAGTTAAAAAATTTCAAAATTATTAAAGAATTTATAATTTTTATTTTTTAACAAAGTTACTTAAATCTAATATTTTTTTATCTTTGAAAATACTTACAGATATATTTGAATCTTTAAAGATATTACCAATATAAGTACCTAAATTTATTTCTTGACCTACTTTGACTCCTATAGAATCGAATCCTCCGATAATTATCATATAATTATTTGTATTTATAAATATTGTTTGTCCATAACCATTTATATATTGTATATCTTTTATAATTCCTCTATCAATAGGTGAAAAACAGTTTATTTTATAATCATTTACATTTGAATAAATTTTTAATATATGATTTGTTTTAAGCTTTATATTATAATTTTCAAATAAAGAGTAAAATTCTAACCCGCTATTTTTAATTATTAATTTTTGACCTATCTTAATTTTATTGTCAATTAAATTGTTAATTTTTACTATATACTCAATTGAAACTCCATATTTTTTCGAAAGAGAAAAGAGAGTATCTCCCTTTTCCACAATATGAAATACATTTTCGCCTATTGAAAATATCAAATTGTCTTTAAAATTTTTTTTTACTGAATAAAATTCAAATTTTATTAATTGATTCTCACCTTCAATTAAAACAATATTTATTAATAAGCATATGATTATAAAAAAAAATCTAAACTTTTTCATAATTTTCCGATATTATTATTTCGGAAAATTTTGTTTATAAGTTTAATAATCTATAAAAAAATCATTAAATTCTCTTTTTATAATTTTTTCTTTTTTAATATTCATATTATATATTCTACTATAACCATTACCTTTTTTTATAATTTCTATCAAATTATTAAAAGAAGATTCATCAGTTTCAAAAACAGCAAAAACTGTCCCATCATCCTCATTTCTTACATAGCCAGTTATTCCCATTCTTAAAGATACTCTTTGAACGAAATATCTAAAACCTACCCCTTGCACCAAACCTTCAAAAATTATACTAAATCTCCATAGATCTTCCATTTTTATCTCCCATAAACAAAAATCTCTAGAGTTTAATTAAAGTTTTTCAGCTGCAAGAGAAGCTAGTGAGGATCTTTCAGTCTTAACTAATAAAATTGAACCAGTTAATTCAGAATCTTTAAGTCTATCTACAACATAAGTAAGACCATTTGAATCTTCATCCAAATATGGATTATCTATTTGTTGAGGATCTCCTGTAAGCACTATCTTAGTTCCCTCACCTGCCCTTGAGATTATAGTTTTTACCTCTAGTGGAGTAAGATTTTGGGCTTCATCAATGATTATAAATTGTTCTGGTATTGACCTTCCTCTGATATAAGTTAAAGCTTCTATTTCAAGAATTCCAGTACTTATCAAACTTTTAATTTTTTCATTAGGTTTTGTCTTATCATCATATAGAGAAAAAAGAAATTCAAGATTATCATAAATTGGTTGCATCCAATTGATCAACTTTTCTTCCTTTGTACCAGGAAGATAACCTATATCTTTTCCCATTGGTATAACTGGTCTTGCAACTAATAATTTTTTATAAATTCCTTTTTCAAATATTTTTTTCAAAGCTACCGCAAGAGCTATTAAAGTTTTTCCTGTTCCAGCTTTACCAATTAGATTAACTAACTTCACATTATCATCTAATAAAAGATCAAAAGCAAATATTTGTTCTTTATTTAATGGTTTAATACCAGATGCTACAAATTCAGAAGAGTTAATAAGCTTAATATTTTTATTTTGAAAATCATATCTACCTAAAGCGGTATGTTTAATGTTTTCTTTATCAATAAAACATACATATTGATTTGGGAAAAGTTGCTTATCAATTATCGTTGACTTATTTAAATAAAAGTTATCTATAAATTCTTTTGAAACATAAATATCTATATAACCAGTATATATTGTGCTATAATTTGTCTTTTGTTTTTCATAATCTACAGCTTTAATTCCTAAACTATCAGCTTTTATTCTTGCATTAATGTCTTTTGAAACAAAAAAAACTCTTTTCCCTATATCTTTATAATATTTAGCACAAAGCAAAATTTGATCATCTGCTATAAAAAAAGATAGTTGTTTTGGAACTTCTTTGGAAATTTCCATAGACACAAAAATTTTTCCTCCTGCTTGAGTTTTGACTCCCTCTTTTAAG includes these proteins:
- a CDS encoding LysM peptidoglycan-binding domain-containing protein; this encodes MKKFRFFFIIICLLINIVLIEGENQLIKFEFYSVKKNFKDNLIFSIGENVFHIVEKGDTLFSLSKKYGVSIEYIVKINNLIDNKIKIGQKLIIKNSGLEFYSLFENYNIKLKTNHILKIYSNVNDYKINCFSPIDRGIIKDIQYINGYGQTIFINTNNYMIIIGGFDSIGVKVGQEINLGTYIGNIFKDSNISVSIFKDKKILDLSNFVKK
- a CDS encoding acylphosphatase; this encodes MEDLWRFSIIFEGLVQGVGFRYFVQRVSLRMGITGYVRNEDDGTVFAVFETDESSFNNLIEIIKKGNGYSRIYNMNIKKEKIIKREFNDFFIDY
- a CDS encoding PhoH family protein, encoding MAKLKNNNLNEPKYFIIDTNVLLHYPYAMDSFLDNYVIIPIKVLEELDKFKKERTEIGKNAREVSRILDNYRKKGSLKEGVKTQAGGKIFVSMEISKEVPKQLSFFIADDQILLCAKYYKDIGKRVFFVSKDINARIKADSLGIKAVDYEKQKTNYSTIYTGYIDIYVSKEFIDNFYLNKSTIIDKQLFPNQYVCFIDKENIKHTALGRYDFQNKNIKLINSSEFVASGIKPLNKEQIFAFDLLLDDNVKLVNLIGKAGTGKTLIALAVALKKIFEKGIYKKLLVARPVIPMGKDIGYLPGTKEEKLINWMQPIYDNLEFLFSLYDDKTKPNEKIKSLISTGILEIEALTYIRGRSIPEQFIIIDEAQNLTPLEVKTIISRAGEGTKIVLTGDPQQIDNPYLDEDSNGLTYVVDRLKDSELTGSILLVKTERSSLASLAAEKL